One Solanum lycopersicum chromosome 2, SLM_r2.1 genomic region harbors:
- the LOC101261873 gene encoding protein STRUBBELIG-RECEPTOR FAMILY 3 isoform X2, whose product MIGHKMCGLYMKILFVFAVFAVQNCQGFTDPRDVFAINSLYTSLGYPLLPGWVPYGLDPCGDLWHGVLCVNSNVTGIVLNDSNLGGELSEGIGSFASIIQIDLSNNHIGGSIPSNLPITLKTLSLSGNQLTGSIPDNISSLGQLTDLSLNNNHLNGVIPDAFLQLKTLINMDLSGNSLSGQLPPSMGTLSSLTTLHLQNNQLSGILDVLQDLALTDLNIENNSFSGPIPPKLLSIPTFRRAGNPFNTTIIPSPPMISPSPAPFALSPGLAPSLPYIVPPGQELQPSEGQNSSNSTKHVKLIAIAGLVSLVILGLGVCLLMSQFCKRRRETQKETKRHETYDHSLPKAKGNPKHDQSLQNPCYDAEKAGLRPVAGNGKAQGRNMSMNTSEAVLQKDVKSSISYKDDELGSEMESMISDVLPPPPPPFLQTLSAERMVVNPILPLITSGKHAMKNVNSAEFFTIASLQQYTNSFSQDNLIGGGMLGTVYRAESPKKLLAVKKLDTAMTKRQSDQEFVEMVSNISKLQHENIVNLVGYCSEHGQRLLVYEYCRSGTLHEALHLDDQIHRKLSWSTRVRVALQAARALEYLHEVCQPPIVHLNFKSSNVLLDDELAVHMSDCGLAPLMSSDSIRQYNFQLQGSGYGAPELELGNYTCQSDVYSFGVVMLELLTGRQSYDRSRPRGEQLLVRWAIPRLHDIDALSRMVDPSLNGCYPSKSLSRFADIISLCIQSEPEFRPPISEIVQNLLQMI is encoded by the exons ATGATTGGTCACAAGATGTGTGGACTATATATGAAGATTTTGTTTGTATTTGCAGTTTTTGCTGTTCAAAATTGCCAGGGGTTTACTGATCCTCGTGATG TATTTGCCATAAATAGTTTATATACTAGTCTGGGCTACCCCTTGCTTCCTGGATGGGTGCCATATGGATTAGACCCTTGTGGTGATCTATGGCATGGTGTACTTTGTGTCAATTCCAATGTAACTGGAAT AGTACTAAATGATTCAAATTTGGGAGGTGAATTAAGTGAAGGCATAGGAAGCTTTGCTTCAATCATACAAAT AGATCTCAGCAACAACCATATTGGAGGCAGTATACCATCCAATTTGCCTATTACCCTCAAAACCTT gTCTCTCTCCGGTAACCAGCTTACTGGGAGCATTCCAGACAACATATCCTCGTTAGGGCAATTAACAGACTT GTCGTTGAACAACAATCATCTCAATGGAGTCATTCCAGATGCCTTTCTGCAACTTAAGACTTTGATTAACAT GGACTTATCTGGGAACAGTTTAAGTGGTCAACTGCCTCCTTCAATGGGGACTTTGTCGTCACTTACTACCTT ACACTTACAGAACAATCAGCTTTCTGGGATCCTTGACGTTTTGCAAGATCTTGCTCTAACGGATTT AAACATAGAGAATAATTCGTTCTCTGGGCCTATACCGCCAAAATTGTTGAGCATCCCGACCTTCAG ACGTGCAGGGAATCCTTTTAATACTACTATCATCCCTTCACCACCCATGATATCGCCTTCTCCAGCACCATTTGCGCTTTCTCCAGGTTTAGCCCCTTCACTGCCATATATTGTACCGCCAGGACAGGAATTACAGCCCTCTGAAGGGCAAaatagtagtaattcaaccaaacatgTCAAATTGATTGCTATAGCCGGATTAGTATCCCTTGTCATACTTGGATTGGGTGTTTGCCTTTTGATGTCACAATTctgcaaaagaagaagagagaccCAAAAAGAAACCAAGAGACATGAAACATATGATCATAGTTTGCCCAAGGCCAAGGGTAACCCTAAACATGATCAATCCCTGCAAAATCCATGTTATGATGCAGAGAAAG CAGGTTTGAGGCCAGTGGCTGGAAATGGGAAAGCTCAGGGTAGGAACATGTCAATGAATACTTCAGAGGCTGTGCTGCAGAAAGACGTGAAGAGCTCTATATCATATAAAGATGATGAGCTGGGCTCGGAGATGGAGTCAATGATATCGGATGTTCTTCCACCACCGCCACCACCATTTCTTCAAACTCTTTCTGCTGAGAGGATGGTTGTAAATCCAATTTTGCCGCTAATTACCTCAGGCAAGCATGCTATGAAGAATGTAAACTCTGCAGAGTTCTTCACCATTGCCTCTCTTCAGCAGTATACAAATAGCTTTTCTCAAGATAATCTTATTGGAGGAGGCATGCTTGGAACAGTCTACAGAGCTGAGTCTCCCAAAAAA CTATTGGCGGTCAAGAAACTAGACACTGCTATGACCAAGCGTCAAAGTGATCAAGAATTTGTTGAAATGGTTTCCAATATTTCTAAACTTCAGCATGAAAACATTGTCAACCTTGTGGGTTACTGTTCAGAGCATGGACAACGGTTGCTTGTCTACGAGTATTGCAGAAGTGGTACCCTCCATGAAGCATTGCACTTAGATGATCAGATCCACAGAAAACTTTCCTGGAGTACACGTGTACGCGTTGCACTTCAAGCAGCAAGAGCATTAGa GTACTTGCATGAAGTTTGTCAACCACCTATTGTCCACCTGAACTTCAAGTCCAGTAATGTTCTCCTTGATGATGAACTTGCTGTACATATGTCAGATTGTGGTTTGGCGCCTCTGATGTCATCTGATTCCATAAGACAG TACAACTTTCAGCTGCAAGGATCCGGCTATGGTGCTCCTGAACTTGAATTGGGAAACTATACTTGTCAGAGTGATGTTTATAGCTTTGGAGTTGTTATGCTAGAACTTCTCACAGGAAGACAATCTTACGACAG GTCACGACCTAGAGGAGAGCAGTTGCTAGTTCGATGGGCTATTCCACGGCTGCATGATATAGATGCATTATCAAGAATGGTTGATCCTTCCCTAAATGGTTGTTATCCATCCAAGTCTTTGTCTCGGTTTGCTGACATAATTTCCTTGTGTATTCAG TCGGAACCTGAATTCAGGCCACCAATTTCCGAAATCGTGCAGAATCTTCTGCAGATGATCTAA
- the LOC101261873 gene encoding protein STRUBBELIG-RECEPTOR FAMILY 3 isoform X5, which translates to MIGHKMCGLYMKILFVFAVFAVQNCQGFTDPRDVFAINSLYTSLGYPLLPGWVPYGLDPCGDLWHGVLCVNSNVTGIVLNDSNLGGELSEGIGSFASIIQIDLSNNHIGGSIPSNLPITLKTLSLSGNQLTGSIPDNISSLGQLTDLSLNNNHLNGVIPDAFLQLKTLINMDLSGNSLSGQLPPSMGTLSSLTTLHLQNNQLSGILDVLQDLALTDLNIENNSFSGPIPPKLLSIPTFRRAGNPFNTTIIPSPPMISPSPAPFALSPGLAPSLPYIVPPGQELQPSEGQNSSNSTKHVKLIAIAGLVSLVILGLGVCLLMSQFCKRRRETQKETKRHETYDHSLPKAKGNPKHDQSLQNPCYDAEKAGLRPVAGNGKAQGRNMSMNTSEAVLQKDVKSSISYKDDELGSEMESMISDVLPPPPPPFLQTLSAERMVVNPILPLITSGKHAMKNVNSAEFFTIASLQQYTNSFSQDNLIGGGMLGTVYRAESPKKLLAVKKLDTAMTKRQSDQEFVEMVSNISKLQHENIVNLVGYCSEHGQRLLVYEYCRSGTLHEALHLDDQIHRKLSWSTRVRVALQAARALEYLHEVCQPPIVHLNFKSSNVLLDDELAVHMSDCGLAPLMSSDSIRQLQGSGYGAPELELGNYTCQSDVYSFGVVMLELLTGRQSYDRSRPRGEQLLVRWAIPRLHDIDALSRMVDPSLNGCYPSKSLSRFADIISLCIQSEPEFRPPISEIVQNLLQMI; encoded by the exons ATGATTGGTCACAAGATGTGTGGACTATATATGAAGATTTTGTTTGTATTTGCAGTTTTTGCTGTTCAAAATTGCCAGGGGTTTACTGATCCTCGTGATG TATTTGCCATAAATAGTTTATATACTAGTCTGGGCTACCCCTTGCTTCCTGGATGGGTGCCATATGGATTAGACCCTTGTGGTGATCTATGGCATGGTGTACTTTGTGTCAATTCCAATGTAACTGGAAT AGTACTAAATGATTCAAATTTGGGAGGTGAATTAAGTGAAGGCATAGGAAGCTTTGCTTCAATCATACAAAT AGATCTCAGCAACAACCATATTGGAGGCAGTATACCATCCAATTTGCCTATTACCCTCAAAACCTT gTCTCTCTCCGGTAACCAGCTTACTGGGAGCATTCCAGACAACATATCCTCGTTAGGGCAATTAACAGACTT GTCGTTGAACAACAATCATCTCAATGGAGTCATTCCAGATGCCTTTCTGCAACTTAAGACTTTGATTAACAT GGACTTATCTGGGAACAGTTTAAGTGGTCAACTGCCTCCTTCAATGGGGACTTTGTCGTCACTTACTACCTT ACACTTACAGAACAATCAGCTTTCTGGGATCCTTGACGTTTTGCAAGATCTTGCTCTAACGGATTT AAACATAGAGAATAATTCGTTCTCTGGGCCTATACCGCCAAAATTGTTGAGCATCCCGACCTTCAG ACGTGCAGGGAATCCTTTTAATACTACTATCATCCCTTCACCACCCATGATATCGCCTTCTCCAGCACCATTTGCGCTTTCTCCAGGTTTAGCCCCTTCACTGCCATATATTGTACCGCCAGGACAGGAATTACAGCCCTCTGAAGGGCAAaatagtagtaattcaaccaaacatgTCAAATTGATTGCTATAGCCGGATTAGTATCCCTTGTCATACTTGGATTGGGTGTTTGCCTTTTGATGTCACAATTctgcaaaagaagaagagagaccCAAAAAGAAACCAAGAGACATGAAACATATGATCATAGTTTGCCCAAGGCCAAGGGTAACCCTAAACATGATCAATCCCTGCAAAATCCATGTTATGATGCAGAGAAAG CAGGTTTGAGGCCAGTGGCTGGAAATGGGAAAGCTCAGGGTAGGAACATGTCAATGAATACTTCAGAGGCTGTGCTGCAGAAAGACGTGAAGAGCTCTATATCATATAAAGATGATGAGCTGGGCTCGGAGATGGAGTCAATGATATCGGATGTTCTTCCACCACCGCCACCACCATTTCTTCAAACTCTTTCTGCTGAGAGGATGGTTGTAAATCCAATTTTGCCGCTAATTACCTCAGGCAAGCATGCTATGAAGAATGTAAACTCTGCAGAGTTCTTCACCATTGCCTCTCTTCAGCAGTATACAAATAGCTTTTCTCAAGATAATCTTATTGGAGGAGGCATGCTTGGAACAGTCTACAGAGCTGAGTCTCCCAAAAAA CTATTGGCGGTCAAGAAACTAGACACTGCTATGACCAAGCGTCAAAGTGATCAAGAATTTGTTGAAATGGTTTCCAATATTTCTAAACTTCAGCATGAAAACATTGTCAACCTTGTGGGTTACTGTTCAGAGCATGGACAACGGTTGCTTGTCTACGAGTATTGCAGAAGTGGTACCCTCCATGAAGCATTGCACTTAGATGATCAGATCCACAGAAAACTTTCCTGGAGTACACGTGTACGCGTTGCACTTCAAGCAGCAAGAGCATTAGa GTACTTGCATGAAGTTTGTCAACCACCTATTGTCCACCTGAACTTCAAGTCCAGTAATGTTCTCCTTGATGATGAACTTGCTGTACATATGTCAGATTGTGGTTTGGCGCCTCTGATGTCATCTGATTCCATAAGACAG CTGCAAGGATCCGGCTATGGTGCTCCTGAACTTGAATTGGGAAACTATACTTGTCAGAGTGATGTTTATAGCTTTGGAGTTGTTATGCTAGAACTTCTCACAGGAAGACAATCTTACGACAG GTCACGACCTAGAGGAGAGCAGTTGCTAGTTCGATGGGCTATTCCACGGCTGCATGATATAGATGCATTATCAAGAATGGTTGATCCTTCCCTAAATGGTTGTTATCCATCCAAGTCTTTGTCTCGGTTTGCTGACATAATTTCCTTGTGTATTCAG TCGGAACCTGAATTCAGGCCACCAATTTCCGAAATCGTGCAGAATCTTCTGCAGATGATCTAA